One genomic region from Asterias amurensis chromosome 7, ASM3211899v1 encodes:
- the LOC139939305 gene encoding NF-kappa-B inhibitor-interacting Ras-like protein 1, whose product MGKTCKVVVCGSACVGKTAMLEQAIFGNHVIGNSNCFQTIEDIYVATVESNRGVKERIRFYDTKGLHPKTNPELPKHYFAIADGFILMYSITSPESFRQVQLLKKEVDKISKEKDKREVSLIVVGNKVDLYKERQVEYDMVCAWAQKEKVPLYEVTVANRKVLMEPIVALTSKLTLPVVKSTFPLSRIKPRQVTSSSSQDV is encoded by the exons ATGGGAAAGACCTGCAAGGTTGTTGTCTGTGGGAGTGCCTGCGTCGGTAAGACAGCAATGCTTGAGCAGGCAATATTCGGGAATCATGTCATCGGGAAC TCAAACTGCTTTCAAACCATTGAAGACATCTACGTTGCAACAGTCGAATCTAATCGAGGAGTGAAGGAAAGAATACGATTTTACGATACAAAAGGACTG catCCAAAGACCAACCCGGAACTTCCAAAGCATTACTTCGCCATTGCAGAT GGTTTTATTTTAATGTACAGCATTACGAGTCCAGAGTCGTTTCGCCAGGTTCAGCTTCTCAAGAAAGAAGTGGACAAGATCTCCAAGGAGAAGGATAAGCGAGAG GTTTCACTGATTGTTGTGGGCAACAAGGTGGATCTGTACAAGGAGAGACAAGTGGAGTATGACATGGTGTGTGCCTGGGCACAGAAAGAAAAAG TCCCACTTTATGAGGTGACGGTAGCTAATCGGAAGGTGTTAATGGAGCCTATAGTCGCCCTGACATCCAAGCTGACTCTACCAGTTG TGAAATCCACCTTCCCATTATCACGAATAAAGCCTCGACAGGTGACAAGCTCATCTTCTCAGGATGTTTGA